Below is a genomic region from Neorhizobium galegae.
GATCTTTCCCAGAGATACCTTTGGCGCATCGACGCCAATGTGTGCTGCGTTTTTCGCAATCCAATCCTTGGCCATGTTTACACTCTCATCGATGCCTGCCTTGTCCTGGCATACGGTCATCGATAGCCCCCCGTCACTTTCACTGCTCCGAGCCAGAGTGTAGCTCACAAATCCCTTTGTTGAGCGCAAGAGCTTCTCAATCTCTGCCTTGCGCTCCTCCAGGAGTGAAAATAGCTCTTTCGAGCCCTTGCCTGTGTAAGTTCTTACGACGACGTCCATAATGGATCCCTCATCTGAGCGAAGGCGTTCACTATGCGAACGCGCGTTGTGGCGAGCATCGATCCAAGCCAACGGCTCCGGTCCTGCCGACCAGCGTGCTAGTATCCCTTTTATACTTCATTCGCAGATCGACCACGAGCTAAAGTTAGCGCGGTCATCGTGACGCCGTGCGTTGTCTGCGATGGGTTACGAGTTGCCGCTGGTGCATTTGCGACAGAATACCGGAGATGTCACCGAAGGTGACGGAGGCGGCAGCAACGGTGCGGCAATAGAGGTTACGATCCCGCTTTAATCGCCGCCGGAGAAGAACTTCCATTTGCCGTCCGGGCTGATGCCGGCGCGGAAGAAGTTGTAGTTGCCGTTCTCTTCCATGCCGGCAAGGTCGCCGGCCGTTACGATGCGCAAAAGGTCGACCCGTTCGGGCGGCGTCAGCGTCGAAAGCTGCTTGCCGGCGAAATAGGGCCAGACATAGGCTTCATCAGGCGTGCCGACGTCGAAATGCGCGGCACCGGTGGAGAGGATGTCGAGCAGGATGGCGAGGATCTCCTGGCCGTCCGCATCGCCGGAGAAGCTCTTCAGCGTTTCGATCGGGTCCTCGAATTCGCCGTTCATCACCTGTGTCTGGGTCGCTCCGGTTCCCATCAGGGCGCGCAGGCGGGTGACATCGCCGGACGCCGCGGCCTCGACGAGCTGTTCGCGCATGTGCTTGACCGGCGCCGGCAGCTTGGTCATGTCGCGGATGATCTCCGCTGGCTTGTCGTCGCTCGGCGCGGGCTTGGCGGCATTCGGGTCTGCCGGGGCGGCGGGCGCCTTGCCGTCGCCGGCCTGGGCCGACCGGTTGATCGCAGGACCCGGCTGCGGCAGGGTCGTGCCTTCGAAAGCCTGAAGAATAGCGCGGCTCTGGCCACGCTCCGGTTCGCGTGGCTCGACGCTCGGGCGCAGCTCGGACAGCGCAAAAGCCTGGCCGCCAACCACCATCGCGGCAGCAACCACGGTTGCCGCCGAAAGGCGGATGATCAGTTGGGACATCGTCGTTTCCGCCGCGTTCCGCATGGGAAACCTCTATCGTTTATTGAACAGTGCGCTCGGGGGAGAATTCGCCTGCGAGCATGCGGCTCTTGAGCGAATCAAGCATGGCTTCGGCACCCATTTCTCCGTGTATGCGAATGGTTTCCCGCATGGCAAGGACCAGGGCTGCGTCGGCGATGATTTCCGGCTCGATACCGTCGGCACGGCCGTCGGCCCATGCCTCGCTCTGATATTCCAAGGCAGCCTGCATCTTCTCATGCACAATCATGTCGTCGATGTCGTTGCGGCCTGTCTGCATTCTGTCGTCCTCGGTGCCCGTTTAATTACTAGCCCGTTAAAAACTTTATCAGCCTTTTATCAAAACGACACGGCCTCCTGCCAAAAGAGGTAAATAATCCTCTAATTTCCGAAGCGCGCGGCGATTTCTGTCGCAAGTGTTGCGCCTTCGATACGATAACGCTCTTCGGCGGTCCTTGCCGCATCCGTGCAGGACGTATGCACGGCGGCAAACGAGCGATACCCCCGGTTGAAGGCCGCCGTCAACCGTTCGCGTCGCTTCGGCTCGGTGCCGGTATCGGCATCCAGCAACTGCTGCATCGAGGCCCGCCATTCGGATGTCGGGACGCCGCACAGCGTGCGAAGATACTGGATCGAGCCGAGCACTTCCGCAAGCCGCGTCAGTTGCACGTCATAGGGCGCCGGCTTTTCCTCGGCCGGTGGAGGCGGGGGCGGCGACGCCGGCTGCTGTTTCGCCGGCTGGGCGGCAAGCGGCGTCGCCGTCAGGATTGCCAGCAGCGTCAGGCAGCCAAGTCGCGGAATGAGCTTCATGAACGGGTCCCGATACGGCGCGATTGCGCCGGTTTTGCGAGCATTCTTAGCGGGCATTGATCTCCGCCGCCAGCCTCTCGGCGCATTCGAGCACGCTCGCCGGCACAGCCAGGCCGCGGATCTCCTCGACCGTATACCAGCCGGCATCGGCCGCATCGTCGGCGGCGATCGCCTCGGCGTCGGGATCGGCCTCCACACGGAAGACCGATAGAAAGAAATGCCGCCTGTCCTCTTTTTCGCTCTTCAGGTCGTAGGTCGCGAAGAGGACGGGATTGCGCGCCGGAATGCCGGTCTCCTCGAGAAATTCCCGCACCGCCGTCTGGTCCGGCGTCTCGCCGGGCTCGGCCCGCCCGCCCGGAAAGGCAAACAGATCCATCGACGGCGGGTTC
It encodes:
- a CDS encoding TIGR02301 family protein, whose translation is MKLIPRLGCLTLLAILTATPLAAQPAKQQPASPPPPPPAEEKPAPYDVQLTRLAEVLGSIQYLRTLCGVPTSEWRASMQQLLDADTGTEPKRRERLTAAFNRGYRSFAAVHTSCTDAARTAEERYRIEGATLATEIAARFGN
- a CDS encoding NUDIX domain-containing protein; this translates as MPPFPQAASSAILERDGRFLLIRRVNPPSMDLFAFPGGRAEPGETPDQTAVREFLEETGIPARNPVLFATYDLKSEKEDRRHFFLSVFRVEADPDAEAIAADDAADAGWYTVEEIRGLAVPASVLECAERLAAEINAR